The Triticum aestivum cultivar Chinese Spring chromosome 4B, IWGSC CS RefSeq v2.1, whole genome shotgun sequence sequence TGAAACTTTAAAGAAGTGCTctgccttggcgcagtggtaaagctgctgccttgtgaccatgaggtcatgggttcaagtcctggaaacagcctcttacagaaatgtagggaaaggctgcgtactatagacccaaagtggtcggacccttccctggaccctgcgcaagcgggagctacatgcaccaggttgcccttttttaaAGAAGTGCTCTCCAAAGTGAAGGGATCAGAAAATTATATTAATACCGTTTACCTGACATCTACTAGTTTTTCTAAAATCTAAGATCTACTAATGCTAATGCATTCAAGATTCTCATTTTATTAGTCTGATGAATGAAACTGTACGAATGCAAAAAATGCATCATACTGAAGAAAACAATGGATAATATAGGTATTCCTCTGCTTCACTTAGTGATTCATTTATTACATTTTAGTGCTTCATTTAGTGCTGGGTAGATAAAAAAAACGTTACATTGcacaaacacaaacacacacacaaaaaaaattggCAAAGTATGAGAAGAAATTCCCAAGGCATCATAATCTGGTAGGCACTAAGACTAAATCCACCACGGGGTCAAACATAAATTCAAGTATTCAACTAGCTAGACATGGTTCCGCAAATAGTCCAGACTACAGATGTGCCTACTGATGAGATGACTACAAGGAACATTGCAAGTACTCCTTAATTGGTTTGAACCAACAGATTCCCCCTCACAACAACTAAATCATTCTCCAGTTGTAAGAAATATTTTGCTTCCAGTAATGTCTTCAATATAACTAATCATTTCACATGAAGGATTCTCCTAAGTGCATAATGGAATTATAGTACCATACTAccatgataaaataaataaagacaTCACAGACAGGTATTCGATGATATTTCAATTACTGGATAGAGGTAAGCGAAGTAGTAGCAATACAAACACATCTTAATTCTTAAGTACACACAGTAGTTGTGTTCTGCACTGGCCAAGCTCAAACAATTGAAACTTCAACCATGAAAGGCGTAGAAATGTAAAACTAGTAAACTACAATACTTACAACCGAAGCACAAGATTATGTCATCAGATACAGATAACAGACACAATTTGAAGCTTCTCAAATCTCATGATGCTTAATAGTCTGTCTTGGTGGGCACAAGCTGATATGCTTTAGCCAACTTCCCGTCACCAGAATCCATTGACTGGCTGAACCAAAGCGTGCCATTATTTTTCAGCTCAGTCCTCAACCTCAGCACCAGCATGACAAAAACCAAAAACAGCCCGGCGAAGACTAAACCACACAGCAGTGAGCGAGCGAATTCCCCAAACCCCTTACTGACCAGGTACCCCATGTCCAGAACAGCAGGGAAATCCACGTCCATGCCGCCACCCGTTTTGTTCATCCTCATTATCTCCAGCCCATTCAGGAAACCGCTCGCCTCTCCAGGTCGGCTCATCTTCGAGCCACCGATGGCCAGTTTCAGCATCCCTTCATCGTCAACGTCCACAACATAGTCGATGTAATACGGATAGGCCAAGTATCCAGTGGTGCTGGAAATGTCAAAATCCTTCGCTGCGAGATGACCATTGACATAGATACTGAAGTAGAGCTGATACAATGCCTTGCTCACAATATCACAGAAGTGCATGCGCACAAGGTACCGGTTGCGAGCGGGCACAGGGAAATCCCATGTCAAATTGCCGTCGGACCTCACCGACCTCGCCGAGTTGTAGACGTTGTCCGGAGCCACCTCCCGGGTCATCAACCTGCTGTCCTTGGGGTAAGCAATCCGGCCACCGAATGACCATGCCTTGCTGCTGGACGATTCCTTGCTGACGAGGAAGCCCTCGTCGTTGACCCATGTCCGCCACAGCGTGTCGTTGAACGGGGTGACCTTGCGGCCGGCGACGTTGATCCGGTAGAGCGTCTCGAAGACCTGCGAGGATAGCCCGTCGGTGCGGTTGACGCCGGCAGCGGCGACGAGGGTGCCGATGTCGCCGACGAGCTCGTCGGGCGCCGAGAAGAGCTCGATGGCGTTGACGAAGGCGGCGGATCCGGCCTCGGGGACGAAGGTGAGGACGAGGACGTCGGCGTCGACGGGGAGCAGGAAGTCCTTGACGACGGGGGACGGGGCGGTGAAGttgtggaggaggaggaagccccCGGCGCCGACGTGGAAGCACGCGGAGGCGAGGGCGGGGCTGAAGGGGTAGAAGTGGAGGCGCAGGACGTGGCGCCCGCGGCGGCGCACGGCGAGGTCGTAGGAGGCGTGGCAGGAGAAGACGCGCGCGGCGGCGTGGAGAGGggagggcggcgcgggcgcgggcgcgccgGGGGCGGCGGACGGGAGAGCGGGCGCCGCGGAGCGGAGGGTCATGGAGGCGCAGCCGGAGTCCGGGACGAAGCGGCGGCCGTCGGGGAGGACGGCCGGGGCCGTCGCGCCGCAGGCGATGAGGTGGTTGTCCGCCGGGGCGAAGCGGGACGCG is a genomic window containing:
- the LOC123093757 gene encoding probable receptor-like protein kinase At5g24010, producing the protein MASPPGPARLAALLLLALLAGPAASRFAPADNHLIACGATAPAVLPDGRRFVPDSGCASMTLRSAAPALPSAAPGAPAPAPPSPLHAAARVFSCHASYDLAVRRRGRHVLRLHFYPFSPALASACFHVGAGGFLLLHNFTAPSPVVKDFLLPVDADVLVLTFVPEAGSAAFVNAIELFSAPDELVGDIGTLVAAAGVNRTDGLSSQVFETLYRINVAGRKVTPFNDTLWRTWVNDEGFLVSKESSSSKAWSFGGRIAYPKDSRLMTREVAPDNVYNSARSVRSDGNLTWDFPVPARNRYLVRMHFCDIVSKALYQLYFSIYVNGHLAAKDFDISSTTGYLAYPYYIDYVVDVDDEGMLKLAIGGSKMSRPGEASGFLNGLEIMRMNKTGGGMDVDFPAVLDMGYLVSKGFGEFARSLLCGLVFAGLFLVFVMLVLRLRTELKNNGTLWFSQSMDSGDGKLAKAYQLVPTKTDY